One genomic window of Syngnathus acus chromosome 11, fSynAcu1.2, whole genome shotgun sequence includes the following:
- the erf gene encoding ETS domain-containing transcription factor ERF — MKTPGEPGFAFPEWAYKPESSPGSRQIQLWHFILELLRKEEYHDVIAWQGDYGEFVIKDPDEVARLWGARKCKPQMNYDKLSRALRYYYNKRILHKTKGKRFTYKFNFNKLVLVNYPFIDMGSGRGVPQSAPPVPSGGTHFRFPPSTPSDVLSSSEELRSPGVFSNVARRMARGSVSDCSDGTSTNSELEEAVGAEERGAGPERAFRGLLPPRLPHESLFRLYGGGPNPAGLTRPHRVHPEPLSPFPVSPLPGPGGLLAPTLSPALSMTPTPHLPYTPSPSLPSPMMGSHFSFNPEDMKHYLQAHTQSVYNYHLSPRAFLHYPNIVIPQPHRPTPEKPAPHHLHAASLALSHSLGGHPGGSAGEEAFKFKLQPPPLGRKQREAGSSAASSSSAAGQSSLFTAAPKIKVEPISDIESEEEVEVTDISEEDELNPEDDDIFAPVPNHQLHNQLKANGSPPTHYLQPTSHPDDNPGPDYDDEEEVFKTPATPPLSAGHSAFPLLSLKTEPAPAASDGTRCIPLKLRFKRRWSEDQKMEADGERDEAEDKKVRAEGREEVEEREGSVDNEGGRGLILGLMMPPPPTQRRASSELQRATAQLSLENASC; from the exons ATGAAGACCCCGGGGGAACCGG GGTTCGCCTTCCCCGAGTGGGCCTACAAGCCTGAGTCGAGCCCGGGCTCGCGGCAGATCCAGCTGTGGCACTTCATCCTCGAACTGTTGCGCAAGGAGGAGTACCACGACGTCATCGCCTGGCAGGGCGACTACGGCGAGTTTGTCATCAAGGACCCGGACGAGGTGGCCCGCCTGTGGGGTGCCCGCAAGTGCAAGCCGCAGATGAACTACGACAAGCTGAGCCGCGCCCTCAG GTACTACTACAACAAGAGGATCCTCCACAAGACCAAAGGCAAGCGCTTCACCTACAAGTTCAACTTCAACAAACTGGTGCTGGTCAACTACCCCTTCATCGACATGGGCTCAG GTCGCGGCGTCCCGCAGAGCGCCCCACCCGTCCCGAGCGGGGGCACCCACTTCCGCTTTCCCCCCTCAACGCCATCGGACGTGCTGTCGTCCAGCGAGGAGCTTCGCAGTCCGGGCGTGTTCAGCAACGTGGCGCGTCGCATGGCCCGCGGCTCTGTCAGCGACTGCAGCGACGGCACCTCCACCAACTCTGAGCTCGAGGAGGCGGTGGGGGCCGAGGAGCGGGGCGCGGGGCCCGAGAGGGCCTTCCGAGGGCTCCTCCCACCCCGCCTGCCTCACGAGTCTCTCTTCAGGCTCTACGGTGGCGGGCCCAACCCGGCGGGGCTAACCAGACCTCATAGGGTCCACCCAGAGCCTCTTTCTCCCTTCCCCGTGTCCCCCCTGCCGGGCCCTGGGGGGCTGCTGGCGCCGACTCTGTCCCCGGCCCTCTCCATGACCCCCACCCCACACCTGCCTTACACGCCCTCCccgtccctcccctcccccatGATGGGCTCCCACTTCTCCTTCAACCCGGAGGACATGAAGCACTACCTTCAGGCCCACACCCAGTCTGTCTACAACTACCACCTCAGCCCCCGCGCCTTCCTCCACTACCCCAACATCGTTATCCCGCAGCCCCACCGCCCCACCCCGGAGAAGCCGGCCCCCCACCATCTTCACGCCGCGTCCCTGGCACTCTCCCATTCGCTGGGAGGGCACCCGGGGGGCAGCGCGGGTGAGGAGGCCTTCAAGTTTAAGCTGCAGCCACCACCTCTCGGACGCAAACAGAGGGAGGCGGGAAGCTCGGCGgcgtcctcctcctcggcGGCCGGACAGTCCTCCTTGTTCACGGCTGCGCCCAAGATCAAG GTGGAACCCATATCCGACATCGAGTCggaggaggaagtggaagTGACCGACATCAGCGAGGAAGATGAGCTGAACCCCGAAGATGATGACATCTTTGCACCCGTACCCAATCATCAGCTCCACAATCAATTAAAGGCCAATGGTAGTCCCCCCACCCACTACCTGCAGCCGACCTCTCACCCCGACGACAACCCAGGCCCGGACTACGATGACGAGGAGGAAGTCTTCAAGACTCCGGCCACTCCGCCTCTCAGCGCGGGCCACTCGGCATTCCCGCTGCTCAGTCTGAAGACGGAGCCGGCCCCGGCGGCCTCCGATGGCACCCGCTGCATCCCGCTCAAGCTGCGCTTCAAGCGGCGCTGGAGCGAGGACCAGAAAATGGAGGCGGACGGCGAGCGGGATGAGGCCGAGGACAAAAAGGTGAGGGCTGAGGGACGCGAGGAGGTAGAGGAGAGGGAGGGCTCGGTAGACAACGAGGGAGGACGGGGTCTGATTTTGGGCTTGATGATGCCCCCGCCGCCCACCCAGCGCAGAGCCAGCTCAGAGCTGCAGAGAGCTACTGCCCAGTTGTCTCTGGAGAACGCCAGCTGCTGA